In a genomic window of Equus caballus isolate H_3958 breed thoroughbred chromosome 9, TB-T2T, whole genome shotgun sequence:
- the LOC102148307 gene encoding maestro heat-like repeat family member 5 isoform X17, producing MSALEKTLALEAISHCIQRHSQLVRKEVSYTSIQELLASLKLDLKQPLEKTFPFHFYGLILRECASVDLVKRHLASLLELCHQSSSQREGIALAIGITSASHMEEVWAMLEHLGRTRFLQSTFMSPESQQLDRNTHWKWVGSTSLLCLGQIAMHAREQILPWVDNIASRMVYYFSCSPYDNVLKTSFLSAAIMLMKALQREDGTQNYKFTQISELISCLLCVLQKEPNFLATLFRQKIILVIAALSNLRPSLKPTVKSKILQTCLQSLYSLPPTETLKRKLPPLEAAPDVMMLYQKSVQALDLLLQNFVSENKSMDEICFLLQHTEPWLKSDKIHERKRVVQSVFLLLKYVVDHVKLTEEAMPSMLGHQIGLLTLLWRDKDKATQSRSRQCVCLLLQLLIQQKGSTAEFTYLNKMRSFEVRAHRESETRFFNLVKALDENLTVAQHTQLILTLLHELCSRNRLRCDLAAQLLLLIFEDHSIKPEQVAEILQGLFLKLPCIIFKNILQTMMKAVTMLGTQHTQETVEVLLSLCHPSERKVIPLWTALATNNRLARKVITLLYMKLKLRPPKELVRLPEQAQLISQLALGTIYELLYVREYKATVRWAFAGILLGLLTQLHYLFELDAVEGLSDYQEDILEARTLSPCRTCLEALKGLFWTTNYWEVFAELKLLRGWELFEHLETYTEGVTLLARAMAHYDCEVKAVLGQAVISLKSSEERDNIVAILIITEFLNSQELTQYTSRKTMDNFLNLGLNNPNQLVRAMSLKGLSSILMHPKKVVLLQNWLVGLLDSFLKPEPRDLIGLMEILGDIVHCLGGQGVGTLSLKIAQRLLSLFEHAQGDVRAGAIFLYGSVIYSGGRKLRPALRTHAWHALVPLLLHLGDSCPQVVTKTKFTFLRCAILLKWEFRKELFGRLAWGSGLGAENDIFIYMHWDERTHCRVSCLLPPGVPLPASN from the exons ATGTCGGCCTTGGAGAAGACGCTGGCCTTGGAGGCCATCAGCCACTGCATCCAGAGGCACAGCCAG CTCGTCAGGAAGGAGGTGTCCTACACCAGCATCCAGGAGCTCCTGGCCTCCTTGAAGCTGGACCTCAAGCAGCCTTTGGAGAAG ACCTTCCCTTTCCACTTCTACGGGCTGATCCTCAGAGAGTGTGCCAGCGTCGACCTGGTGAAGAGGCACCTGGCCAGCCTCCTCGAGCTGTGCCACCAGTCATCCAGCCAGCGAGAG GGCATTGCGCTGGCCATCGGCATAACGTCCGCCTCGCACATGGAGGAGGTGTGGGCCATGCTGGAGCACCTGGGCCGCACCAGGTTCCTGCAGTCTACCTTCATGTCCCCAGAGAGCCAG CAACTGGACCGCAACACTCACTGGAAATGGGTCGGCAGCACTTCTCTGCTCTGCCTCGGGCAGATCGCCATGCACGCCAGGGAGCAGATCCTGCCCTGGGTGGACAACATTGCCTCCAGGATGGTGTACTACTTCTCGTGTAGCCCCTAT GACAATGTCCTAAAAACCAGCTTCCTTTCGGCGGCCATCATGCTCATGAAAGCTCTCCAGCGGGAAGATGGCACCCAGAACTACAAATTCACTCAGATATCAGAGCTCATCTCATGTCTCCTG TGCGTCCTCCAGAAGGAGCCCAACTTCCTGGCCACCCTCTTCCGGCAGAAGATCATATTGGTCATCGCGGCACTGAG CAACCTGCGGCCCAGTCTCAAACCCACGGTCAAGTCCAAGATCCTGCAGACCTGCCTGCAGAGCCTGTACTCACTCCCCCCAACGGAGACGTTGAAGAGAAAGCTACCTCCGCTGGAGGCGGCCCCGGACGTCATG ATGCTGTACCAGAAGTCCGTGCAGGCACTCGACCTACTCCTCCAGAACTTCGTCTCTGAGAACAAGAGCATGGACGAGATCTGCTTCCTTCTGCAG cACACAGAGCCCTGGCTGAAGTCAGACAAGATCCATGAGCGCAAGCGGGTGGTGCAGTCCGTCTTCCTGCTCCTGAAGTATGTGGTGGACCACGTGAAGCTCACC GAAGAGGCCATGCCCTCCATGCTGGGCCACCAGATAGGCCTGCTGACATTGCTGTGGCGGGACAAGGACAAGGCCACCCAGAGCCGCTCCCGCCAGtgtgtctgcctcctcctccagctcctgatCCAGCAGAAGG GGAGCACAGCGGAGTTCACGTATCTGAACAAAATGAGGAGCTTTGAAGTCAGGGCCCACAGAGAGTCGGAGACGAGGTTCTTCAATCTGGTGAAG GCCTTGGACGAGAACCTGACGGTGGCCCAGCACACGCAGCTCATCCTCACGCTCCTGCACGAGCTCTGCAGCCGCAACCGCCTGCGCTGCGACCTGGCCGCACAGCTGCTCCTCCTCATCTTCGAGGACCACAGCATCAAGCCGGAGCAG GTGGCCGAGATCCTGCAGGGCCTGTTCCTGAAGCTGCCGTGTATCATCTTCAAGAACATCCTGCAGACCATGATGAAGGCCGTGACCATGCTGGGCACCCAGCACACCCAGGAGACAGTCGAGGTGCTGCTGTCCCTGTGCCACCCTTCAGAGAG gaagGTCATACCCCTGTGGACAGCCCTGGCCACCAACAACCGGCTGGCCCGCAAGGTCATCACCCTGCTCTACATGAAGCTGAAGCTGCGACCCCCTAAAGAGCTTGTCAGGCTCCCCGAGCAGGCACAGCTCATTTCCCAGCTG GCCCTGGGCACCATTTACGAACTCCTCTACGTCCGGGAGTACAAGGCCACAGTACGCTGGGCCTTTGCCGGCATCCTCCTGGGCCTGCTCACACAGCTCCACTATCTGTTTGAGCTGGACGCGGTGGAGGGCCTCTCCGACTACCAGGAGGACATCCTGGAGGCGAGGACCCTCAGCCCCTGCAG GACTTGCCTGGAGGCCCTGAAGGGTCTCTTCTGGACCACCAACTACTGGGAGGTGTTCGCCGAGCTCAAGCTGCTGAGGGGCTGGGAGCTCTTTGAGCACCTGGAAACCTACACAGAGGGGGTGACCCTCTTGGCCAG GGCCATGGCCCACTACGACTGTGAGGTCAAGGCTGTCTTGGGGCAGGCGGTCATCTCCCTGAAGAGCTCTGAGGAACGGGACAATATCGTGGCCATCCTCATCATCACAGAG TTTCTCAATAGCCAAGAGCTCACCCAGTACACGTCTCGGAAAACCATGGACAATTTCCTGAACCTGGGCCTGAACAACCCCAACCAGCTGGTGCGGGCCATGAGCCTGAAGGGCCTGAGCAGTATCCTGATGCACCCTAAGAAG GTGGTCCTGCTTCAGAACTGGCTGGTCGGGCTGCTGGACAGCTTCCTGAAGCCTGAGCCCAGGGACCTCATTGGCCTAATGGAGATCCTGGGCGACATCGTGCACTGCCTGGGCGGGCAGGGTGTTGGCACACTCAGCCTCAAGATCGCCCAGCGCCTGCTGTCACTGTTCGAGCAC GCCCAGGGGGACGTGCGTGCGGGGGCCATCTTCCTGTATGGAAGTGTCATCTACAGCGGTGGCAGGAAGCTCCGGCCGGCGCTCCGGACCCACGCCTGGCACGCCCTGGTGCCCCTGCTGCTGCACCTGGGCGACTCCTGCCCCCAGGTGGTCACG AAGACCAAGTTCACCTTCCTGCGCTGCGCCATCTTGCTGAAGTGGGAGTTTCGGAAGGAGCTGTTTGGCAGGTTGGCCTGGGGCAGCGGCCTGGGCGCTGAGAACGACATCTTTATCTACATG CACTGGGACGAGAGGACCCATTGCAGAGTCTCGTGTCTGCTCCCGCCGGGCGTCCCACTGCCGGCATCTAACTGA
- the LOC102148307 gene encoding maestro heat-like repeat family member 5 isoform X15: MAASPSDGFRRLRWGSKRLSRPVQQEMDTGREITGEHPSDSPPWEEELVSKIRAMSALEKTLALEAISHCIQRHSQLVRKEVSYTSIQELLASLKLDLKQPLEKTFPFHFYGLILRECASVDLVKRHLASLLELCHQSSSQREGIALAIGITSASHMEEVWAMLEHLGRTRFLQSTFMSPESQQLDRNTHWKWVGSTSLLCLGQIAMHAREQILPWVDNIASRMVYYFSCSPYDNVLKTSFLSAAIMLMKALQREDGTQNYKFTQISELISCLLCVLQKEPNFLATLFRQKIILVIAALSNLRPSLKPTVKSKILQTCLQSLYSLPPTETLKRKLPPLEAAPDVMMLYQKSVQALDLLLQNFVSENKSMDEICFLLQHTEPWLKSDKIHERKRVVQSVFLLLKYVVDHVKLTEEAMPSMLGHQIGLLTLLWRDKDKATQSRSRQCVCLLLQLLIQQKGSTAEFTYLNKMRSFEVRAHRESETRFFNLVKALDENLTVAQHTQLILTLLHELCSRNRLRCDLAAQLLLLIFEDHSIKPEQVAEILQGLFLKLPCIIFKNILQTMMKAVTMLGTQHTQETVEVLLSLCHPSERKVIPLWTALATNNRLARKVITLLYMKLKLRPPKELVRLPEQAQLISQLALGTIYELLYVREYKATVRWAFAGILLGLLTQLHYLFELDAVEGLSDYQEDILEARTLSPCRTCLEALKGLFWTTNYWEVFAELKLLRGWELFEHLETYTEGVTLLARAMAHYDCEVKAVLGQAVISLKSSEERDNIVAILIITEFLNSQELTQYTSRKTMDNFLNLGLNNPNQLVRAMSLKGLSSILMHPKKVVLLQNWLVGLLDSFLKPEPRDLIGLMEILGDIVHCLGGQGVGTLSLKIAQRLLSLFEHAQGDVRAGAIFLYGSVIYSGGRKLRPALRTHAWHALVPLLLHLGDSCPQVVTKTKFTFLRCAILLKWEFRKELFGRLAWGSGLGAENDIFIYMHWDERTHCRVSCLLPPGVPLPASN; encoded by the exons GCAGGGAGATCACAGGCGAGCACCCAAGCGACAGCCCGCCCTGGGAGGAAGAGCTCGTCAGCAAAATCAGGGCCATGTCGGCCTTGGAGAAGACGCTGGCCTTGGAGGCCATCAGCCACTGCATCCAGAGGCACAGCCAG CTCGTCAGGAAGGAGGTGTCCTACACCAGCATCCAGGAGCTCCTGGCCTCCTTGAAGCTGGACCTCAAGCAGCCTTTGGAGAAG ACCTTCCCTTTCCACTTCTACGGGCTGATCCTCAGAGAGTGTGCCAGCGTCGACCTGGTGAAGAGGCACCTGGCCAGCCTCCTCGAGCTGTGCCACCAGTCATCCAGCCAGCGAGAG GGCATTGCGCTGGCCATCGGCATAACGTCCGCCTCGCACATGGAGGAGGTGTGGGCCATGCTGGAGCACCTGGGCCGCACCAGGTTCCTGCAGTCTACCTTCATGTCCCCAGAGAGCCAG CAACTGGACCGCAACACTCACTGGAAATGGGTCGGCAGCACTTCTCTGCTCTGCCTCGGGCAGATCGCCATGCACGCCAGGGAGCAGATCCTGCCCTGGGTGGACAACATTGCCTCCAGGATGGTGTACTACTTCTCGTGTAGCCCCTAT GACAATGTCCTAAAAACCAGCTTCCTTTCGGCGGCCATCATGCTCATGAAAGCTCTCCAGCGGGAAGATGGCACCCAGAACTACAAATTCACTCAGATATCAGAGCTCATCTCATGTCTCCTG TGCGTCCTCCAGAAGGAGCCCAACTTCCTGGCCACCCTCTTCCGGCAGAAGATCATATTGGTCATCGCGGCACTGAG CAACCTGCGGCCCAGTCTCAAACCCACGGTCAAGTCCAAGATCCTGCAGACCTGCCTGCAGAGCCTGTACTCACTCCCCCCAACGGAGACGTTGAAGAGAAAGCTACCTCCGCTGGAGGCGGCCCCGGACGTCATG ATGCTGTACCAGAAGTCCGTGCAGGCACTCGACCTACTCCTCCAGAACTTCGTCTCTGAGAACAAGAGCATGGACGAGATCTGCTTCCTTCTGCAG cACACAGAGCCCTGGCTGAAGTCAGACAAGATCCATGAGCGCAAGCGGGTGGTGCAGTCCGTCTTCCTGCTCCTGAAGTATGTGGTGGACCACGTGAAGCTCACC GAAGAGGCCATGCCCTCCATGCTGGGCCACCAGATAGGCCTGCTGACATTGCTGTGGCGGGACAAGGACAAGGCCACCCAGAGCCGCTCCCGCCAGtgtgtctgcctcctcctccagctcctgatCCAGCAGAAGG GGAGCACAGCGGAGTTCACGTATCTGAACAAAATGAGGAGCTTTGAAGTCAGGGCCCACAGAGAGTCGGAGACGAGGTTCTTCAATCTGGTGAAG GCCTTGGACGAGAACCTGACGGTGGCCCAGCACACGCAGCTCATCCTCACGCTCCTGCACGAGCTCTGCAGCCGCAACCGCCTGCGCTGCGACCTGGCCGCACAGCTGCTCCTCCTCATCTTCGAGGACCACAGCATCAAGCCGGAGCAG GTGGCCGAGATCCTGCAGGGCCTGTTCCTGAAGCTGCCGTGTATCATCTTCAAGAACATCCTGCAGACCATGATGAAGGCCGTGACCATGCTGGGCACCCAGCACACCCAGGAGACAGTCGAGGTGCTGCTGTCCCTGTGCCACCCTTCAGAGAG gaagGTCATACCCCTGTGGACAGCCCTGGCCACCAACAACCGGCTGGCCCGCAAGGTCATCACCCTGCTCTACATGAAGCTGAAGCTGCGACCCCCTAAAGAGCTTGTCAGGCTCCCCGAGCAGGCACAGCTCATTTCCCAGCTG GCCCTGGGCACCATTTACGAACTCCTCTACGTCCGGGAGTACAAGGCCACAGTACGCTGGGCCTTTGCCGGCATCCTCCTGGGCCTGCTCACACAGCTCCACTATCTGTTTGAGCTGGACGCGGTGGAGGGCCTCTCCGACTACCAGGAGGACATCCTGGAGGCGAGGACCCTCAGCCCCTGCAG GACTTGCCTGGAGGCCCTGAAGGGTCTCTTCTGGACCACCAACTACTGGGAGGTGTTCGCCGAGCTCAAGCTGCTGAGGGGCTGGGAGCTCTTTGAGCACCTGGAAACCTACACAGAGGGGGTGACCCTCTTGGCCAG GGCCATGGCCCACTACGACTGTGAGGTCAAGGCTGTCTTGGGGCAGGCGGTCATCTCCCTGAAGAGCTCTGAGGAACGGGACAATATCGTGGCCATCCTCATCATCACAGAG TTTCTCAATAGCCAAGAGCTCACCCAGTACACGTCTCGGAAAACCATGGACAATTTCCTGAACCTGGGCCTGAACAACCCCAACCAGCTGGTGCGGGCCATGAGCCTGAAGGGCCTGAGCAGTATCCTGATGCACCCTAAGAAG GTGGTCCTGCTTCAGAACTGGCTGGTCGGGCTGCTGGACAGCTTCCTGAAGCCTGAGCCCAGGGACCTCATTGGCCTAATGGAGATCCTGGGCGACATCGTGCACTGCCTGGGCGGGCAGGGTGTTGGCACACTCAGCCTCAAGATCGCCCAGCGCCTGCTGTCACTGTTCGAGCAC GCCCAGGGGGACGTGCGTGCGGGGGCCATCTTCCTGTATGGAAGTGTCATCTACAGCGGTGGCAGGAAGCTCCGGCCGGCGCTCCGGACCCACGCCTGGCACGCCCTGGTGCCCCTGCTGCTGCACCTGGGCGACTCCTGCCCCCAGGTGGTCACG AAGACCAAGTTCACCTTCCTGCGCTGCGCCATCTTGCTGAAGTGGGAGTTTCGGAAGGAGCTGTTTGGCAGGTTGGCCTGGGGCAGCGGCCTGGGCGCTGAGAACGACATCTTTATCTACATG CACTGGGACGAGAGGACCCATTGCAGAGTCTCGTGTCTGCTCCCGCCGGGCGTCCCACTGCCGGCATCTAACTGA
- the LOC102148307 gene encoding maestro heat-like repeat family member 5 isoform X16, giving the protein MSALEKTLALEAISHCIQRHSQLVRKEVSYTSIQELLASLKLDLKQPLEKTFPFHFYGLILRECASVDLVKRHLASLLELCHQSSSQREGIALAIGITSASHMEEVWAMLEHLGRTRFLQSTFMSPESQQLDRNTHWKWVGSTSLLCLGQIAMHAREQILPWVDNIASRMVYYFSCSPYDNVLKTSFLSAAIMLMKALQREDGTQNYKFTQISELISCLLCVLQKEPNFLATLFRQKIILVIAALSNLRPSLKPTVKSKILQTCLQSLYSLPPTETLKRKLPPLEAAPDVMMLYQKSVQALDLLLQNFVSENKSMDEICFLLQHTEPWLKSDKIHERKRVVQSVFLLLKYVVDHVKLTEEAMPSMLGHQIGLLTLLWRDKDKATQSRSRQCVCLLLQLLIQQKGSTAEFTYLNKMRSFEVRAHRESETRFFNLVKALDENLTVAQHTQLILTLLHELCSRNRLRCDLAAQLLLLIFEDHSIKPEQVAEILQGLFLKLPCIIFKNILQTMMKAVTMLGTQHTQETVEVLLSLCHPSERKVIPLWTALATNNRLARKVITLLYMKLKLRPPKELVRLPEQAQLISQLALGTIYELLYVREYKATVRWAFAGILLGLLTQLHYLFELDAVEGLSDYQEDILEARTLSPCRTCLEALKGLFWTTNYWEVFAELKLLRGWELFEHLETYTEGVTLLARAMAHYDCEVKAVLGQAVISLKSSEERDNIVAILIITEFLNSQELTQYTSRKTMDNFLNLGLNNPNQLVRAMSLKGLSSILMHPKKVVLLQNWLVGLLDSFLKPEPRDLIGLMEILGDIVHCLGGQGVGTLSLKIAQRLLSLFEHAQGDVRAGAIFLYGSVIYSGGRKLRPALRTHAWHALVPLLLHLGDSCPQVVTKTKFTFLRCAILLKWEFRKELFGRLAWGSGLGAENDIFIYMALMHLSSPHHSMKLAAMRFIGGLLQDYFADLCVCLTKNDVQTLLTHFELLKQDRDSTSRRFYRSFLDDVIELSQYVTY; this is encoded by the exons ATGTCGGCCTTGGAGAAGACGCTGGCCTTGGAGGCCATCAGCCACTGCATCCAGAGGCACAGCCAG CTCGTCAGGAAGGAGGTGTCCTACACCAGCATCCAGGAGCTCCTGGCCTCCTTGAAGCTGGACCTCAAGCAGCCTTTGGAGAAG ACCTTCCCTTTCCACTTCTACGGGCTGATCCTCAGAGAGTGTGCCAGCGTCGACCTGGTGAAGAGGCACCTGGCCAGCCTCCTCGAGCTGTGCCACCAGTCATCCAGCCAGCGAGAG GGCATTGCGCTGGCCATCGGCATAACGTCCGCCTCGCACATGGAGGAGGTGTGGGCCATGCTGGAGCACCTGGGCCGCACCAGGTTCCTGCAGTCTACCTTCATGTCCCCAGAGAGCCAG CAACTGGACCGCAACACTCACTGGAAATGGGTCGGCAGCACTTCTCTGCTCTGCCTCGGGCAGATCGCCATGCACGCCAGGGAGCAGATCCTGCCCTGGGTGGACAACATTGCCTCCAGGATGGTGTACTACTTCTCGTGTAGCCCCTAT GACAATGTCCTAAAAACCAGCTTCCTTTCGGCGGCCATCATGCTCATGAAAGCTCTCCAGCGGGAAGATGGCACCCAGAACTACAAATTCACTCAGATATCAGAGCTCATCTCATGTCTCCTG TGCGTCCTCCAGAAGGAGCCCAACTTCCTGGCCACCCTCTTCCGGCAGAAGATCATATTGGTCATCGCGGCACTGAG CAACCTGCGGCCCAGTCTCAAACCCACGGTCAAGTCCAAGATCCTGCAGACCTGCCTGCAGAGCCTGTACTCACTCCCCCCAACGGAGACGTTGAAGAGAAAGCTACCTCCGCTGGAGGCGGCCCCGGACGTCATG ATGCTGTACCAGAAGTCCGTGCAGGCACTCGACCTACTCCTCCAGAACTTCGTCTCTGAGAACAAGAGCATGGACGAGATCTGCTTCCTTCTGCAG cACACAGAGCCCTGGCTGAAGTCAGACAAGATCCATGAGCGCAAGCGGGTGGTGCAGTCCGTCTTCCTGCTCCTGAAGTATGTGGTGGACCACGTGAAGCTCACC GAAGAGGCCATGCCCTCCATGCTGGGCCACCAGATAGGCCTGCTGACATTGCTGTGGCGGGACAAGGACAAGGCCACCCAGAGCCGCTCCCGCCAGtgtgtctgcctcctcctccagctcctgatCCAGCAGAAGG GGAGCACAGCGGAGTTCACGTATCTGAACAAAATGAGGAGCTTTGAAGTCAGGGCCCACAGAGAGTCGGAGACGAGGTTCTTCAATCTGGTGAAG GCCTTGGACGAGAACCTGACGGTGGCCCAGCACACGCAGCTCATCCTCACGCTCCTGCACGAGCTCTGCAGCCGCAACCGCCTGCGCTGCGACCTGGCCGCACAGCTGCTCCTCCTCATCTTCGAGGACCACAGCATCAAGCCGGAGCAG GTGGCCGAGATCCTGCAGGGCCTGTTCCTGAAGCTGCCGTGTATCATCTTCAAGAACATCCTGCAGACCATGATGAAGGCCGTGACCATGCTGGGCACCCAGCACACCCAGGAGACAGTCGAGGTGCTGCTGTCCCTGTGCCACCCTTCAGAGAG gaagGTCATACCCCTGTGGACAGCCCTGGCCACCAACAACCGGCTGGCCCGCAAGGTCATCACCCTGCTCTACATGAAGCTGAAGCTGCGACCCCCTAAAGAGCTTGTCAGGCTCCCCGAGCAGGCACAGCTCATTTCCCAGCTG GCCCTGGGCACCATTTACGAACTCCTCTACGTCCGGGAGTACAAGGCCACAGTACGCTGGGCCTTTGCCGGCATCCTCCTGGGCCTGCTCACACAGCTCCACTATCTGTTTGAGCTGGACGCGGTGGAGGGCCTCTCCGACTACCAGGAGGACATCCTGGAGGCGAGGACCCTCAGCCCCTGCAG GACTTGCCTGGAGGCCCTGAAGGGTCTCTTCTGGACCACCAACTACTGGGAGGTGTTCGCCGAGCTCAAGCTGCTGAGGGGCTGGGAGCTCTTTGAGCACCTGGAAACCTACACAGAGGGGGTGACCCTCTTGGCCAG GGCCATGGCCCACTACGACTGTGAGGTCAAGGCTGTCTTGGGGCAGGCGGTCATCTCCCTGAAGAGCTCTGAGGAACGGGACAATATCGTGGCCATCCTCATCATCACAGAG TTTCTCAATAGCCAAGAGCTCACCCAGTACACGTCTCGGAAAACCATGGACAATTTCCTGAACCTGGGCCTGAACAACCCCAACCAGCTGGTGCGGGCCATGAGCCTGAAGGGCCTGAGCAGTATCCTGATGCACCCTAAGAAG GTGGTCCTGCTTCAGAACTGGCTGGTCGGGCTGCTGGACAGCTTCCTGAAGCCTGAGCCCAGGGACCTCATTGGCCTAATGGAGATCCTGGGCGACATCGTGCACTGCCTGGGCGGGCAGGGTGTTGGCACACTCAGCCTCAAGATCGCCCAGCGCCTGCTGTCACTGTTCGAGCAC GCCCAGGGGGACGTGCGTGCGGGGGCCATCTTCCTGTATGGAAGTGTCATCTACAGCGGTGGCAGGAAGCTCCGGCCGGCGCTCCGGACCCACGCCTGGCACGCCCTGGTGCCCCTGCTGCTGCACCTGGGCGACTCCTGCCCCCAGGTGGTCACG AAGACCAAGTTCACCTTCCTGCGCTGCGCCATCTTGCTGAAGTGGGAGTTTCGGAAGGAGCTGTTTGGCAGGTTGGCCTGGGGCAGCGGCCTGGGCGCTGAGAACGACATCTTTATCTACATG